The following proteins are encoded in a genomic region of Cryptomeria japonica chromosome 11, Sugi_1.0, whole genome shotgun sequence:
- the LOC131041836 gene encoding receptor-like protein EIX2, which produces MESFIIKNNKLSGLFPSLTDCTSIKIIDFGHNSFKGPIPKTIENLSALQVLVVKGNYFRGSIPSEISNLKHLQMLDLSSNQISGFILNNILYLKAMTLTYDKFNMNVKGIDLSKNHLNGELPSNFGKLKGLQFLNLSNNNINGTIPSTLWEISKLAVLDLSSNGISGNIPLELESLCYLGSLNLSNNHLSGSIPQGVLMMTFGQSSHSGNPNLWGCPLVKNCSWPQFAPPVSITDDEDDSKEKRKKIPWYGIRQGFSHGVVFAGLLLLLVVRKSWRQKFFKGVDMTVNFLCPFFYNRRL; this is translated from the coding sequence ATGGAATCCTTCATAATTAAGAACAATAAGCTAAGTGGTCTTTTTCCTTCATTAACAGATTGTACATCTATAAAAATAATTGATTTTGGGCATAACTCATTTAAAGGTCCGATTCCAAAGACAATTGAGAATCTTTCAGCCCTACAGGTGCTGGTCGTAAAGGGTAATTATTTCAGAGGCAGTATTCCTTCAGAAATTAGCAACCTGAAACACCTTCAGATGCTCGACCTTTCATCAAATCAGATATCAGGGTTTATTCTGAACAACATTCTATATTTAAAAGCAATGAccttaacatatgataaatttaatATGAATGTCAAGGGTATAGATCTCTCAAAAAATCATTTGAATGGAGAGCTTCCTTCTAATTTTGGCAAGCTTAAAGGTTTGCAGTTTCTTAATCTGTCCAATAACAATATCAACGGTACTATTCCAAGTACTTTGTGGGAAATAAGTAAGCTAGCAGTGCTGGACCTTTCTTCAAACGGCATTTCTGGAAATATCCCTTTGGAGCTTGAATCTCTATGCTACTTGGGATCTTTAAATTTGTCCAACAACCACCTATCGGGAAGCATACCGCAAGGAGTATTGATGATGACATTTGGCCAGTCATCTCATTCAGGGAATCCAAATTTATGGGGCTGTCCACTTGTGAAGAATTGTTCTTGGCCACAATTTGCTCCACCTGTTTCTATTACTGATGACGAAGATGACagtaaagagaagagaaagaaaataCCATGGTATGGGATTAGACAGGGATTTTCACATGGAGTGGTTTTTGCTGGTTTACTGTTATTACTTGTGGTGAGAAAGAGTTGGAGACAGAAGTTTTTCAAGGGGGTTGACATGACTGTGAACTTTTTGTGTCCTTTCTTCTACAATAGGCGATTATGA